From Rudanella lutea DSM 19387, a single genomic window includes:
- a CDS encoding PDDEXK nuclease domain-containing protein: protein MLTFSISQVLSHNPLTSTSDFLTCHVMAQTLPDNYVQLLDELKTEIRQARLRATVAANAELLRLYWHIGNAILTRLDKAKWGERVTAQIATDLQREFPEMQGLSHRNIKYMRQFAAAYPDFTIGQRAVAQLPWSHHLILLEKIKQPETRLFYMAKASEHGWSRDVLSLQIKSGLHERQGKAITNFEHRLPAPQSDLAQQLIKDPYIFDFLTLREDYQERDLEDALTGHITRFLLELGAGFAYVGKQYHLEVSDQDFYLDLLFYHLKLRCYVVIELKRGKFQPEYAGKLNFYLSVVDAQLKTEADQPSIGLLICQDKDRVIAEYALKDINKPIGISAYQLTESIPKELKGTLPTIEELERELQSTGVAARKKGE from the coding sequence GTGCTAACCTTTTCTATTTCACAGGTCCTTTCCCATAATCCATTAACTTCCACCTCCGACTTCCTAACTTGTCACGTTATGGCACAGACCTTACCCGACAATTATGTTCAGCTTCTGGATGAACTGAAGACCGAAATCCGGCAGGCCCGCTTACGCGCCACAGTTGCCGCCAACGCCGAACTATTGCGGCTTTACTGGCATATTGGCAACGCAATTCTAACTCGTCTGGACAAGGCGAAATGGGGCGAAAGAGTTACTGCTCAAATCGCTACTGACTTGCAACGCGAATTTCCAGAAATGCAGGGATTGTCTCACCGCAACATTAAATATATGCGTCAGTTTGCGGCTGCTTATCCTGATTTTACAATTGGGCAACGGGCCGTTGCCCAATTGCCGTGGTCGCATCACCTAATCTTGCTGGAGAAGATAAAACAGCCAGAAACACGCCTGTTCTACATGGCAAAAGCCTCCGAACACGGCTGGTCACGTGATGTACTAAGCTTACAGATCAAGTCGGGTCTGCACGAGCGGCAGGGCAAGGCGATTACCAATTTCGAGCATCGTTTACCAGCCCCGCAGTCGGATTTGGCCCAGCAGCTGATTAAAGACCCGTATATATTCGACTTTCTGACCTTGCGGGAAGATTACCAGGAACGCGATTTGGAAGATGCCCTTACGGGCCACATCACCCGGTTTTTACTGGAACTTGGAGCCGGATTTGCGTATGTCGGTAAGCAATACCATCTGGAAGTAAGCGATCAGGATTTTTACCTCGACCTTCTCTTTTACCATCTGAAATTGCGCTGCTACGTTGTCATCGAATTGAAACGCGGTAAGTTCCAGCCAGAATATGCCGGAAAATTGAACTTCTATCTGTCGGTGGTAGATGCCCAACTCAAAACGGAAGCCGACCAGCCAAGCATCGGCCTGTTGATTTGTCAGGACAAAGATCGGGTAATTGCCGAGTACGCGTTGAAAGACATCAATAAACCGATTGGAATTTCGGCATATCAACTGACCGAAAGCATCCCAAAAGAACTGAAAGGCACGTTGCCGACTATTGAAGAGCTGGAGCGTGAGCTTCAATCGACCGGTGTTGCCGCACGAAAAAAAGGAGAGTAA
- a CDS encoding DUF2231 domain-containing protein — protein MESKAKVLGHPIHPILIVFPLGLLSASVIFDIVYLLTNTASFTLVSFWTLVGGLLGGLVAAVPGWIDWSAIPAGTRAKRVGLAHGLGNVVVLLLFAGSWLFRRDEPGYLPSTVALGLSFVAFAIAGVTGWLGGELVDRLGVGVDDGANLNAPNSLSDRRASGAHPVVNAVR, from the coding sequence ATGGAAAGCAAGGCAAAGGTATTGGGGCACCCAATTCACCCTATTCTGATCGTGTTTCCGCTGGGGCTGCTCTCGGCCTCGGTGATTTTTGATATTGTGTATCTGCTCACCAACACGGCCTCGTTTACGCTGGTGTCGTTCTGGACGCTCGTAGGCGGCTTACTTGGGGGTTTGGTAGCGGCTGTGCCGGGCTGGATCGACTGGTCGGCTATTCCGGCGGGTACCCGCGCCAAGCGGGTAGGACTGGCCCATGGGCTGGGCAATGTGGTGGTACTACTGCTATTTGCGGGCAGTTGGCTGTTCCGGCGCGATGAGCCCGGTTATCTGCCTTCGACGGTTGCCCTGGGCCTGTCGTTTGTGGCGTTTGCTATTGCAGGTGTGACGGGCTGGCTCGGGGGCGAGCTAGTCGACCGGCTGGGGGTTGGTGTGGACGATGGCGCTAATCTGAACGCGCCGAACTCGCTTTCTGACCGCCGGGCGTCGGGCGCACACCCGGTGGTGAATGCGGTACGATAA
- a CDS encoding M23 family metallopeptidase, with amino-acid sequence MKRFLQILPLLSLLALTEACTSSGPAGGIFKSTSPHDQYARSLTEARLNRTALGRDWVAAGERALRDSLRISVPYRESGYFSANRPFAVGYQINAQRGDRLIIRVEVQGQPDTQVFIDVFSLDEQKRPDRAVSARADTNVLTWEPRRSRPHLIRIQPELLRSGRYTISVTREPVLSFPVQGLDSRQISSYFGVPRDGGRRRHEGVDIFAPRGTPVLAGSDGLITRVGVNQLGGNIVFLSDNARNQNLYYAHLDRWNVTDGQRVSVGDTVGFVGNTGNARTTAPHLHFGIYTFGEGAVDPLPYIRRGSGPARQALLNPDRLGDSVRVGTTRALIRTAPKPDAPVVEELTRSALLTLLGGTTEWLRVELPDSRVGYVANSTVERAAKPLRRLTLPRPAPLLDRAHPQGGVIVELATNTVVDVLGLTDTHQLVRLAGGLTGWVERF; translated from the coding sequence ATGAAACGCTTTCTTCAAATTCTGCCACTTCTGAGCCTTCTGGCACTGACCGAGGCCTGTACCTCATCGGGGCCCGCCGGTGGTATTTTCAAATCAACCTCGCCACACGACCAGTACGCCCGCTCCCTCACCGAAGCCCGGCTCAACCGAACCGCCCTCGGCCGCGACTGGGTAGCCGCGGGCGAACGTGCCCTTCGCGATTCGCTCCGAATATCGGTGCCGTACCGCGAAAGCGGCTATTTCTCGGCCAACCGCCCGTTTGCCGTGGGTTATCAGATCAACGCCCAACGCGGAGATCGGCTTATTATTCGGGTCGAGGTGCAGGGGCAGCCCGATACGCAGGTGTTTATCGACGTATTTAGCCTCGACGAGCAGAAACGACCCGACCGGGCGGTATCGGCCAGAGCCGACACCAACGTGCTTACGTGGGAGCCCCGCCGGTCTCGACCGCACCTGATTCGGATTCAGCCCGAACTGCTCCGGTCAGGGCGGTACACCATTTCGGTCACGCGCGAGCCCGTACTCAGCTTCCCCGTGCAGGGACTCGACAGCCGACAGATCAGCAGTTATTTTGGCGTGCCGCGCGACGGCGGTCGGCGTCGGCACGAAGGGGTAGATATTTTCGCCCCCAGAGGTACACCCGTTTTGGCCGGGTCTGATGGGCTTATTACGCGGGTAGGCGTCAATCAGCTGGGGGGCAACATCGTTTTCCTCTCCGACAACGCCCGCAATCAGAACCTTTACTACGCCCACCTCGACCGTTGGAACGTAACCGATGGGCAGCGTGTGTCGGTCGGTGATACCGTCGGGTTTGTGGGCAATACCGGCAACGCCCGCACCACAGCTCCGCACCTGCACTTCGGTATTTATACGTTTGGCGAAGGCGCCGTTGACCCGCTCCCGTATATCAGGCGGGGCAGCGGTCCGGCCCGGCAGGCCTTACTCAACCCCGACCGTCTGGGCGACTCCGTACGGGTAGGCACTACGCGGGCGCTTATACGTACGGCCCCCAAACCCGATGCACCGGTAGTAGAAGAACTCACCCGCTCGGCCCTGCTGACCCTGCTCGGCGGCACCACCGAATGGCTCCGGGTCGAACTGCCCGACAGCCGGGTGGGGTACGTAGCAAATAGCACGGTTGAACGGGCGGCTAAACCGTTGCGTCGGCTCACCTTACCCCGCCCGGCCCCCCTCCTCGACCGGGCGCATCCGCAGGGAGGGGTTATCGTGGAATTAGCCACCAACACCGTTGTCGACGTACTCGGCCTAACCGACACCCATCAGCTTGTCAGGCTTGCCGGGGGTCTTACAGGCTGGGTCGAACGGTTCTGA
- a CDS encoding DUF4136 domain-containing protein, whose translation MKIKAIIASLFVAGTMVACAPAVTVRYDYDPKVNVRQFATYRIEADRQRNADPIVGSNLNQRRIADALDQSLKGRGYKPVESGEADLVVRFFTDSRDRQQIQSNNTMSPWGFGWGGWGYPNQVYSRQYEENRVVVNVYDARTNDIIWQGWATGQLNNRRKERERDAAFRETVTSIMKNFPESAGQDYGAQR comes from the coding sequence ATGAAAATCAAAGCCATAATTGCCAGTCTGTTCGTAGCCGGAACGATGGTTGCCTGTGCGCCCGCCGTTACCGTTCGTTACGATTATGACCCTAAAGTGAACGTTCGCCAGTTTGCTACCTACCGCATTGAGGCCGACCGGCAGCGTAATGCCGACCCTATTGTGGGCAGCAACCTGAACCAGCGTCGGATTGCCGACGCCCTCGATCAGTCGCTGAAGGGCCGCGGGTACAAACCCGTTGAAAGTGGAGAGGCCGATCTGGTCGTACGGTTCTTTACCGACTCGCGCGACCGGCAGCAGATTCAGTCTAACAACACCATGAGTCCGTGGGGTTTTGGCTGGGGTGGTTGGGGCTACCCTAACCAGGTGTATTCGCGCCAATATGAAGAAAACCGGGTTGTGGTCAATGTGTACGACGCCCGTACCAACGACATTATCTGGCAGGGCTGGGCAACCGGTCAGCTGAACAACCGCCGGAAAGAGCGTGAGCGCGATGCCGCTTTCCGCGAAACGGTGACCAGTATCATGAAAAACTTCCCGGAGAGCGCCGGACAGGACTACGGCGCCCAACGGTAA
- a CDS encoding PAS domain-containing sensor histidine kinase yields the protein MTPNLPARLLLTQFFDAISDAAVYLEAVRDSQHQLVDFRLTAGNEKGGKLIAEGLFQAGWGAQLLGDEPGRQAMFQPQFRQHASLLQTGEVEEFDLLHPGLHQIVRVTRSRLGDGVLVLIKEVAQTGPDESLSLTELLSGILEASLNGIITYEAITDEQGTITDFRFVRLNNAARQMLSLSENVVGKPMIEQIPGVKESGLFDKFVRVVETGHPNRFETPFPAGDRLLWYDMVVVKLGNGFVITFNDITEGKESALLNEQQRLQLDSIMNASLSGVAAFEAIREEGEIVDYTLVRYNSEAARVFGFVGDMRGQRLLPHVPGLVEAGLFSVYRRVTQTGTPERLQIELPAQGGWFDVGVAKFDDGFVTTFNDISQIQEANAEVARQKSLLQSVLDNSLNNVFVYEAIRDDAGGIIDLRLKLANAAAQRDVLNAYDTDPVGKTLLEFLPTSRTTGQFNVYAQVIETGKPVRTEHYYPDVKVWYETAVAKLGDGCVVTGINITQRKQAALEKDRQRTLLDGVLNASQDAILVFEAIREPDGTIRDLRYTHVNSTAHEMFGSPAYDINRTTYLQRYPSAQPNLFMTYCRVIETGEPFHQEIRQQTNQVEKWFDVTAVKLSDGVVVSVRDISSRKQAELRIEEAAAELQTVIDTSQTGIFLFSPARNDAGELVDFRFRVANRRLASYIGQEPDILIGGLGSEWFPGYQKNGLFDAYRRVYETGLQERFDFHYETDGIDAWFDIMATKAGDDVLVTFADYTPLKQLQQQLETLVGDLQRSNQNLEQFAYVASHDLQEPLRKIVGFGDIVQAQYADQLGENGADLIRRMQSAAARMQVLIKDVLTYSRLATKRETTEPVDLNLLVEGVLSDLERALDEKKATVYVDPLPTLHGDASQLRQLFQNLIANALKFTKADGTPVVRITARQVVGRDTDGLAPVVDASRLYHLIEVSDNGIGFDPQHADRIFQVFQRLHSRTSYEGTGIGLAIVQKVVENHHGYVRAKGVTDGGATFQVLFPVPVVGR from the coding sequence ATGACGCCTAACCTACCCGCCCGTTTGCTGCTTACCCAATTTTTTGATGCCATTTCCGACGCTGCCGTGTATCTGGAAGCGGTTCGCGATAGCCAACACCAACTGGTGGATTTTCGGCTGACGGCGGGCAACGAAAAAGGAGGCAAACTCATTGCCGAAGGTTTATTTCAGGCCGGCTGGGGGGCGCAGCTGCTGGGCGATGAACCCGGTCGGCAGGCGATGTTTCAGCCCCAGTTTCGGCAGCACGCGTCGTTGCTGCAAACGGGCGAAGTTGAGGAGTTCGATTTGTTGCATCCGGGCCTTCATCAGATTGTACGGGTTACCCGAAGCCGACTGGGCGATGGGGTGTTGGTGCTCATTAAGGAGGTAGCCCAAACCGGACCTGATGAGTCGCTCAGTCTGACGGAGTTGCTCAGTGGTATTCTGGAGGCCTCGCTCAACGGCATTATCACCTACGAGGCCATTACAGATGAGCAGGGTACTATTACCGACTTCCGGTTTGTGCGGCTCAACAATGCTGCCCGCCAAATGCTCAGTTTGTCGGAAAACGTGGTGGGGAAGCCCATGATCGAGCAGATTCCGGGGGTGAAAGAGTCGGGGTTGTTCGACAAGTTTGTGCGCGTTGTGGAAACGGGGCACCCCAACCGATTCGAGACGCCTTTTCCGGCTGGTGACCGGCTGTTGTGGTACGATATGGTGGTGGTGAAGCTGGGTAACGGCTTCGTGATTACGTTCAATGATATAACCGAGGGCAAAGAAAGTGCCCTGCTCAATGAACAGCAGCGGCTCCAGCTCGACAGCATCATGAACGCGTCGCTCAGTGGGGTGGCCGCATTTGAAGCTATCCGGGAGGAGGGCGAAATTGTGGATTATACGCTCGTTCGCTACAACTCCGAAGCGGCCCGCGTATTCGGTTTCGTGGGCGACATGCGTGGGCAGCGGTTGCTCCCGCACGTGCCGGGGCTGGTTGAAGCAGGGTTGTTTTCGGTATACCGCCGGGTCACCCAAACGGGTACGCCTGAGCGGCTACAGATCGAATTACCGGCGCAGGGAGGCTGGTTCGATGTGGGGGTGGCTAAGTTCGATGATGGATTTGTCACTACGTTCAACGATATAAGCCAGATTCAGGAGGCCAACGCCGAGGTGGCGCGTCAGAAAAGCCTGCTCCAGAGCGTGCTTGATAACTCGCTCAACAACGTGTTTGTATACGAAGCCATACGCGACGATGCGGGTGGAATTATTGATCTGCGGCTAAAGCTGGCCAATGCGGCCGCTCAGCGCGATGTGCTGAACGCGTACGACACCGACCCCGTGGGAAAAACACTACTGGAGTTTTTGCCTACCTCACGAACCACCGGGCAGTTCAATGTGTATGCTCAGGTCATTGAAACGGGGAAGCCCGTCCGAACGGAACACTATTACCCGGATGTAAAAGTCTGGTACGAGACGGCGGTGGCCAAGTTGGGGGATGGGTGTGTCGTAACAGGGATCAATATTACCCAGCGCAAGCAGGCGGCTCTGGAAAAAGACCGGCAACGCACCCTGCTCGATGGCGTTTTGAACGCATCGCAGGACGCTATTCTGGTATTTGAAGCCATTCGGGAGCCCGACGGCACCATTCGCGACCTCCGTTACACCCATGTTAATTCAACGGCGCACGAAATGTTTGGCAGTCCGGCTTACGATATCAACCGGACTACGTATCTGCAACGGTACCCCAGCGCGCAACCGAATCTGTTCATGACCTATTGCCGGGTTATCGAAACAGGCGAACCGTTTCATCAGGAAATTCGCCAGCAGACTAATCAGGTTGAGAAGTGGTTCGATGTCACGGCCGTTAAATTGAGCGATGGAGTCGTGGTGTCGGTGCGGGACATCAGCAGCCGCAAACAGGCCGAATTGCGCATCGAAGAAGCCGCAGCGGAGCTGCAAACGGTGATCGATACGTCGCAAACGGGTATTTTCCTGTTTAGTCCCGCACGCAACGATGCGGGTGAGCTGGTCGATTTCCGGTTCAGGGTCGCCAATCGGCGTCTGGCGTCGTACATCGGGCAGGAGCCAGACATTCTTATTGGAGGTCTCGGAAGTGAGTGGTTTCCCGGTTATCAGAAAAATGGTTTGTTTGATGCGTATCGGCGCGTCTACGAAACCGGCCTTCAGGAACGATTCGATTTCCACTACGAGACCGATGGTATTGATGCCTGGTTCGACATTATGGCCACCAAAGCAGGTGACGATGTGCTTGTCACTTTTGCCGATTACACTCCGCTCAAGCAGTTACAACAGCAACTCGAAACCCTGGTGGGCGACTTGCAGCGCTCGAATCAGAATCTGGAACAGTTTGCCTATGTGGCCAGCCATGATTTGCAGGAGCCGCTGCGGAAAATTGTTGGTTTCGGGGATATTGTCCAGGCTCAGTATGCCGATCAACTGGGTGAAAACGGAGCTGATCTGATTCGGCGGATGCAGTCGGCGGCCGCCCGAATGCAGGTGCTCATCAAAGATGTGTTGACTTATTCGCGGCTGGCTACCAAACGCGAAACCACCGAACCCGTCGACCTGAATCTGCTGGTTGAGGGCGTGTTGAGCGACCTCGAACGAGCACTCGACGAGAAAAAAGCCACGGTGTACGTGGATCCGCTCCCAACTCTTCACGGCGATGCCTCGCAGTTGCGGCAGCTCTTTCAGAATCTGATTGCCAATGCGCTCAAGTTCACCAAAGCCGATGGTACCCCGGTGGTGCGGATTACCGCCCGGCAGGTTGTCGGTCGCGATACCGACGGCCTGGCCCCTGTTGTCGATGCCAGCCGTTTGTACCACCTTATCGAGGTAAGCGACAACGGAATTGGTTTCGATCCGCAGCATGCCGACCGAATATTTCAGGTATTTCAGCGGTTGCATAGCCGAACGAGCTACGAGGGTACCGGTATTGGGCTGGCCATTGTGCAGAAGGTAGTCGAGAACCATCACGGCTACGTCAGAGCAAAGGGGGTTACAGACGGGGGAGCCACGTTTCAGGTCTTGTTTCCGGTGCCGGTTGTGGGCCGATAG
- the lysS gene encoding lysine--tRNA ligase, which produces MILSEQEILRRNKREELMRMGIDPYPAELFDVTHTTQQLRDAFADRTGAETQGGYESHLDFANDATYGQVRLAGRLMGFRIMGNASFAEMQDSAGRLQLYFRRDDLCPGDDKTLYNTVFKKLLDIGDIIGIEGHVFTTQTGELSVYVKQFKLLTKSLRPLPVVKEVVNEKTGEKETYDAFTDPELRYRQRYVDLIVNPQVRDTFIKRSKLVNSIRQYLTDKGYLEVETPILQPIHGGAAARPFMTHHNTLDMTLYLRIANELYLKRLIVGGYDGVFEFAKDFRNEGMDRTHNPEFTQVEFYVAYKDYNWMMDTIEEMVEKVAIDVTGTTKVPVGPNVIDFKRPWKRLTMFEAIQEFTGVDVSAMDEDALRQVAESRGIKTDSSMGKSKLIDEIFGEACEPNLIQPTFITDYPVEMSPLTKKHRSKPGLVERFEAICNGKEIANAYSELNDPLDQRARFEEQLELAKRGDDEAMAMDEDFLRALEYGMPPTAGVGLGIDRLTMIMTNQPSIQEVLFFPQMRPEKKAEVSTEADFVAAGVPAEWVPAIQQLGFMTVAQLKAANPNKLFNDLGGVRKKLKMTDVPMPKVEEVKAWVE; this is translated from the coding sequence ATGATTTTAAGCGAACAAGAAATCCTCCGCCGAAATAAGCGCGAAGAACTGATGCGAATGGGCATTGACCCCTACCCCGCCGAACTCTTCGACGTTACACACACAACGCAGCAACTCCGCGATGCCTTTGCCGACCGCACCGGGGCCGAAACACAGGGCGGCTACGAATCGCACCTCGATTTCGCTAACGATGCCACCTACGGACAGGTCCGGTTGGCCGGGCGCCTGATGGGTTTCCGGATTATGGGCAACGCGTCGTTTGCCGAAATGCAGGACTCGGCCGGGCGGCTTCAGCTGTACTTCCGGCGCGACGACCTCTGCCCCGGCGACGACAAAACGCTGTACAATACGGTCTTTAAAAAACTCCTCGACATTGGCGACATCATCGGTATCGAAGGCCATGTGTTTACGACCCAAACGGGCGAGTTGTCGGTGTATGTAAAGCAGTTTAAGCTGCTCACCAAATCGCTGCGGCCTCTGCCCGTGGTGAAAGAGGTGGTGAACGAAAAAACCGGCGAAAAAGAAACCTACGACGCCTTCACCGACCCCGAGCTGCGCTACCGGCAGCGGTACGTGGATCTGATTGTGAATCCACAAGTTCGCGACACGTTCATCAAGCGCAGCAAACTGGTTAACTCCATCCGCCAATACCTGACCGACAAAGGGTATCTGGAAGTGGAAACGCCCATTTTGCAGCCCATTCACGGAGGGGCAGCCGCCCGCCCGTTCATGACCCACCACAACACGCTCGATATGACGCTCTACTTGCGCATTGCCAACGAGCTGTACCTGAAGCGGTTGATTGTAGGTGGCTACGACGGCGTGTTTGAGTTTGCCAAAGACTTCCGCAACGAGGGCATGGACCGGACGCACAACCCCGAGTTCACGCAGGTGGAGTTTTACGTGGCCTACAAAGACTACAACTGGATGATGGACACCATCGAGGAGATGGTGGAAAAAGTGGCCATCGACGTGACCGGCACTACCAAAGTACCCGTTGGCCCGAACGTGATTGATTTCAAGCGTCCCTGGAAACGCCTGACGATGTTCGAAGCCATTCAGGAGTTCACGGGTGTAGATGTGTCGGCAATGGACGAAGATGCCCTGCGGCAGGTAGCCGAAAGCCGGGGAATCAAAACGGACTCATCGATGGGTAAGTCGAAGTTGATCGACGAGATTTTCGGGGAAGCCTGCGAGCCCAACCTGATCCAGCCGACCTTCATCACCGACTACCCCGTCGAGATGTCGCCCCTGACCAAGAAACACCGGAGCAAACCGGGTCTGGTGGAGCGTTTCGAGGCTATTTGTAACGGAAAAGAAATTGCCAACGCTTATTCCGAACTCAACGATCCGCTCGATCAGCGCGCCCGTTTTGAGGAGCAACTCGAACTCGCCAAGCGGGGCGACGACGAAGCGATGGCCATGGACGAAGACTTCCTCCGCGCCCTGGAGTACGGCATGCCGCCCACGGCGGGCGTTGGGCTGGGTATCGACCGGCTCACGATGATCATGACCAATCAGCCGAGCATTCAGGAGGTTCTGTTCTTCCCGCAGATGCGCCCCGAAAAGAAAGCCGAAGTCTCAACGGAAGCCGATTTTGTGGCAGCTGGCGTACCGGCCGAATGGGTACCCGCCATTCAGCAACTGGGCTTCATGACGGTAGCTCAGCTGAAAGCGGCCAACCCTAACAAATTGTTCAACGACCTGGGTGGTGTCCGCAAAAAACTCAAAATGACCGACGTTCCGATGCCCAAAGTTGAGGAGGTGAAGGCGTGGGTTGAATAA
- a CDS encoding viroplasmin family protein, giving the protein MAKKPKFYVVWRGRQTGVFDSWDECKAQTHGFDKALYKSFDSKAEALKAFRDKPHEHIGASPGAAKKSPNRLFVGEPNTDSLVVDAAWNTATGDMEYQGIYLATRQRLFLMGPYPDGTNNIGEFLAIVHALALLHQKGSNIPVYSDSRTAISWVQKKKANTKLDPTPHNAILFELIRRAETWLQTHVFANPILKWETQYWGENPADFGRK; this is encoded by the coding sequence ATGGCCAAAAAACCAAAATTTTATGTTGTCTGGCGCGGACGACAAACCGGCGTTTTCGATTCGTGGGACGAGTGCAAAGCGCAAACTCACGGCTTCGACAAAGCGCTGTATAAATCGTTTGATAGCAAAGCCGAAGCCCTCAAAGCCTTTCGCGATAAACCTCACGAACACATCGGCGCAAGCCCCGGCGCGGCCAAAAAAAGCCCGAATCGCCTGTTTGTGGGCGAACCCAATACCGATAGCCTCGTGGTCGACGCGGCCTGGAATACTGCCACCGGCGACATGGAGTATCAGGGCATTTATCTGGCTACCCGCCAACGGCTGTTTCTGATGGGGCCCTACCCCGACGGCACCAACAACATCGGTGAGTTTCTGGCCATAGTGCATGCGTTGGCCCTGCTTCATCAGAAAGGCAGCAATATTCCGGTTTACTCCGACTCGCGCACCGCAATCAGCTGGGTTCAGAAGAAAAAAGCAAATACCAAGCTCGATCCTACTCCGCATAATGCCATCCTGTTTGAGCTGATCCGCCGGGCCGAAACCTGGTTACAAACACACGTCTTTGCCAATCCAATTCTGAAATGGGAAACGCAGTACTGGGGCGAAAACCCCGCCGATTTTGGTCGCAAATAA
- a CDS encoding ribbon-helix-helix domain-containing protein: MATEKKAFVLRINPDTLKELERWAQEEFRSVNGQIEFILSEALRKRKSKPNTGVQPTSGRDEESDQ; the protein is encoded by the coding sequence ATGGCTACCGAAAAAAAAGCATTTGTTCTTCGGATCAATCCCGACACGCTGAAGGAACTCGAACGCTGGGCGCAGGAAGAGTTTCGGAGTGTGAACGGGCAAATTGAGTTTATATTGAGTGAGGCTCTGCGGAAGCGGAAAAGTAAACCCAACACGGGTGTCCAGCCGACGAGTGGCCGCGACGAGGAGTCGGACCAATAG
- a CDS encoding SPFH domain-containing protein, with product MNEKSLSSISGYVLLAVGLLLLVLPVFIFMMGAQSGSPVLFITLAVLVFLTGIILLTGLSVINPNEAVVTTFFGDYTGTMRQNGLRWVNPFYSKKKISLRARNLNGQTLKVNDKMGNPIDIAAVVVWQVTDTAKALFEVDDYTLFVQIQSEAAVRHLANSHAYDNTEDESAEITLRDNSGRINDVLEAELNERLSRAGVTIIEARISHLAYAPEIAGAMLQRQQASAVVAARKQIVDGAVGMVEMALERLAQKNVVQLDEERKAAMVSNLLVVLCGEKNVSPVVNAGTLYQ from the coding sequence ATGAACGAAAAAAGTTTATCCTCCATTTCGGGCTATGTCCTCCTGGCCGTTGGCCTGCTACTGCTTGTACTACCTGTCTTTATTTTCATGATGGGCGCTCAATCGGGTAGTCCGGTGCTGTTTATTACCCTGGCGGTTCTGGTATTTCTGACGGGTATTATTCTACTGACGGGGCTATCCGTTATCAATCCCAACGAAGCCGTGGTCACTACTTTCTTTGGTGATTATACCGGCACCATGCGACAGAATGGACTGCGGTGGGTGAACCCCTTTTACTCGAAAAAGAAGATCAGCCTCCGCGCCCGTAACCTGAATGGTCAGACCCTGAAGGTGAACGACAAAATGGGTAATCCCATCGACATTGCCGCCGTGGTGGTGTGGCAAGTGACCGATACCGCCAAAGCCCTGTTTGAAGTAGACGATTACACCCTGTTTGTGCAGATTCAGTCGGAAGCGGCCGTGCGGCACTTAGCCAACTCGCACGCCTACGACAATACCGAAGACGAAAGTGCCGAAATCACCCTGCGCGACAATTCGGGCCGCATCAACGACGTACTGGAAGCCGAGCTGAACGAGCGGCTGTCGCGGGCGGGCGTTACGATCATCGAAGCCCGGATCAGCCACCTGGCCTACGCTCCCGAAATTGCGGGTGCGATGTTGCAGCGGCAGCAGGCGTCGGCCGTGGTAGCCGCCCGGAAACAGATTGTGGACGGGGCCGTGGGTATGGTCGAAATGGCGCTTGAGCGTCTGGCCCAGAAAAACGTGGTGCAACTGGACGAGGAGCGGAAAGCCGCCATGGTGAGCAACCTGCTCGTGGTACTTTGTGGAGAGAAAAACGTGAGCCCGGTCGTCAACGCGGGAACGCTTTATCAGTAA